One Mercurialis annua linkage group LG3, ddMerAnnu1.2, whole genome shotgun sequence DNA window includes the following coding sequences:
- the LOC126672010 gene encoding LOW QUALITY PROTEIN: cellulose synthase A catalytic subunit 8 [UDP-forming] (The sequence of the model RefSeq protein was modified relative to this genomic sequence to represent the inferred CDS: inserted 1 base in 1 codon; deleted 2 bases in 2 codons; substituted 6 bases at 6 genomic stop codons), translating into MSVSEPRRLRGHKSTATYCIASRDRPGIIVTAGEDGCVCWFDLRCKDAQIVMEVGQQNQPISSLCFKSGNEDIIYVSSGSEVKCYDMHMPTSGKLLQVYNHNKDEINQIACSSKGAYLASTDDSGDVKIIDIRQHSLFKTLRAGHSSICSSVQFIPWRPWGVITGGLDSKLLMWDFSKGRPIKIMDFGLPEMKGSNTTQCFNPAFVHAIAVPDTDMLEKSGKTCAVARGDGIVNMINIESEIAATTTKSTLKSCKGSQSMSKASSSVAAGTEGSMLHLDHTMGGHVAAVSCVAFSLFGEKGKFLISGGNDKSVKIWDCSKYHDDVGPSSGNNGVLHLNINLKKKVNWLCTTPTDSENLIVCDTTKVVKVYSVLLCISIELSHMPIFYIYMQFMKXGTXIERLSVNDMAFPTEFFLQLPAKKIXNLFCNTQQKWTLLLTSLLCKTDDTNTSTSXPHPPPSPISSPLQKCQHHLLXPVLWLELVLMQMERYLLLAMTVISLCANLVSSSRSKKGEKLAXDVPRLSTRTCWIMMQQRHXSSASTMASHLDNSQAVGIHARHISSVSTVDSEMNDEYGNPIWKNRVESWKDKKNKKKKNPPKPAKEPAEIPAEQQMEDKPPSGEAAEPLSELIPLSPNKLTPYRAVIILRLIILGFFFHYRITHPVDSAFGLWLTSVICEIWFAFSWVLDQFPKWSPVNRITYTDRLSARYEREGEISQLAAVDFFVSTVDPLKEPPLVTANTVLSILALDYPVDKVSCYVSDDGAAMLTFESLAETAEFARKWVPFCKKFSIEPRAPEFYFSQKIDYLKDKIQPSFVKERRAMKRDYEEYKVRVNAMVAKAQKTPDEGWTMQDGTPWPGNNPRDHPGMIQVFLGNTGARDMEGNELPRLVYVSREKRPGYQHHKKAGAENALVRVSAVLTNAPFILNLDCDHYVNNSKAVREAMCFLMDPVVGRDVCYVQFPQRFDGIDKSDRYANRNIVFFDVNMKGLDGIQGPMYVGTGCVFNRQALYGYGPPSMPSLPKSSSSCSIFGCCSKKKKPTKDLAEVYRDAKREDLNAAIFNLTEIDNYDEHERSMLISQLSFEKTFGLSAVFIESTLMPNGGVPESVNPATLINEAIHVISCSYEEKTEWGKEIGWIYGSVTEDILSGFKMHCRGWRSIYCMPLRPAFKGSAPINLSDRLHQVLRWALGSVEIFLSRHCPLWYGYGGGRLKLLQRLAYVNTIVYPLTSLPLIAYCTLPAICLLTGKFIIPTLSNLASMLFLALFISIIVTAILELRWSGVGIEDLWRNEQFWVIGGVSAHLFAVFQGLLKMLAGIDTNFTVTSKAADDTDFGELYIVKWTTVLIPPTSLIIINMVGVVAGFSDALNKGYEAWGPLFGKVFFAFWVILHLYPFLKGLMGRQNRTPTIVVLWSVLLASVFSLVWVKINPFVGKVDNSALAGSCISIDC; encoded by the exons ATGTCAGTATCAGAACCAAGACGCTTGAGAGGACACAAATCCACAGCTACTTACTGTATCGCCTCACGCGACCGTCCTGGAATAATAGTGACCGCCGGCGAg GATGGCTGCGTTTGCTGGTTTGACCTGAGATGCAAAGATGCTCAAATTGTAATGGAAGTTGGTCAACAGAATCAACCTATTTCTTCTTTATGTTTTAAGTCAG GGAATGAAGATATTATATATGTTTCATCAGGAAGTGAAGTCAAGTGTTATGATATGCACATg CCTACTTCAGGGAAGCTATTGCAAGTTTACAATCATAATAAGGATGAAATAAATCAG ATTGCTTGCAGTTCGAAGGGAGCTTATCTTGCTTCTACAGATGATAGTGGTGACGTTAAG ATTATTGATATTCGTCAGCATTCGCTTTTTAAGACACTCAGAGCAGGGCATAGCAGT ATTTGTAGCAGTGTGCAGTTCATTCCTTGGAGACCTTGGGGAG TCATTACTGGAGGTCTTGACTCAAAGCTTCTCATGTGGGACTTCTCTAAAGGGCGTCCAATAAAAATTATGGATTTTG GTTTGCCTGAGATGAAGGGTAGTAACACGACACAGTGTTTCAATCCTGCTTTTGTTCATGCAATAGCAGTTCCAGATACTGATATGTTAGAGAAGTCGGGAAAAACTTGTGCTGTTGCTAGGGGTGATGGGATTGTTAACATGATCAATATTGAATCTGAAATTGCAGCTACTACGACAAAAAGTACCCTCAAATCCTGTAAAGGATCTCAATCTATGTCTAAGGCTAGCAGCTCAGTTGCTGCAGGTACAGAAGGAAGTATGTTGCATTTGGATCACACGATGGGTGGCCATGTTGCTGCTGTGTCTTGTGTGGCCTTCTCACTGTTTGGAGAGAAGGGGAAGTTCCTAATATCAGGTGGAAATGACAAGTCGGTTAAGATATGGGATTGCTCCAAGTATCACGATGATGTAGGGCCGAGTAGCGGAAACAACGGCGTTCTTCATCTTAACATCAATTTGAAGAAAAAA GTCAATTGGCTCTGTACCACTCCAACTGATTCAGAAAATCTCATCGTATGTGACACAACTAAAGTAGTGAAGGTCTACTCTGTTTTA TTATGTATTAGTATTGAACTGAGCCACATGCCgatcttttatatttatatgcaATTTATGAAGTGAGGGACTTGAATTGAAAGGTTGTCAGTTAATGACATGGCCTTCCCAACCGAATTCTTCCTTCAACTTCccgcaaaaaaaatttaaaatcttttt TGTAATACCCAACAGAAATGGACGTTGCTTCTCACCTCTCTT CTCTGCAAAACAGACGATACCAACACCTCAACCTCCTAACCCCACCCACCACCCTCTCCCATATCTTCACCATTACAAAAATGCCAGCACCACCTTCTTTAACCTGTGCTCTGGTTAGA GTTGGTGTTAATGCAAATGGAGAGGTATTTGTTGCTTGCCATGACTGTAATTTCCCTATGTGCAAATCTTGTTTCGAGTTCGAGATCAAAGAAGGGAGAAAAGCTTGCTTGAGATGTGCCTCGCCTTTCGACG AGAACTTGTTGGATAATGATGCAGCAAAGGC CGAGTAGTGCATCTACAATGGCATCTCATCTTGATAATTCTCAG GCTGTCGGAATTCATGCTAGACATATTAGTAGTGTGTCTACAGTTGATAGTG AAATGAATGATGAATACGGGAATCCGATTTGGAAAAATCGAGTAGAGAGTTGGAAAGATAAaaagaacaagaagaaaaagaatcCTCCTAAGCCTGCAAAGGAGCCAGCTGAAATTCCAGCTGAGCAACAGATGGAGGACAAGCCTCC ATCTGGGGAGGCTGCGGAGCCACTTTCAGAACTGATTCCACTTTCTCCCAACAAACTCACCCCTTATAGAGCCGTAATTATATTGCGGTTGATCATTCTGGGGTTTTTCTTCCACTACAGGATAACACATCCCGTGGACAGTGCTTTTGGTTTATGGCTCACTTCTGTAATATGTGAGATTTGGTTTGCATTTTCGTGGGTGTTGGATCAGTTCCCTAAGTGGAGTCCTGTTAATAGAATAACATACACTGACAGACTATCTGCAAG GTATGAAAGGGAGGGTGAGATTTCTCAGCTTGCTGCAGTGGACTTTTTCGTGAGTACAGTTGATCCATTGAAAGAACCGCCGTTGGTTACTGCCAATACCGTGCTTTCCATCCTTGCGTTAGACTATCCTGTGGACAAAGTCTCCTGTTATGTATCTGATGATGGTGCTGCTATGCTTACGTTTGAATCTTTAGCAGAAACCGCAGAATTTGCTAGGAAGTGGGTTCCGTTTTGCAAAAAGTTCTCAATTGAACCAAGGGCTCCAGAGTTTTACTTCTCTCAGAAGATTGATTACCTGAAAGATAAGATCCAACCTTCCTTCGTGAAAGAACGTAGAGCAATGAAA AGAGATTATGAAGAGTACAAAGTTCGAGTAAATGCTATGGTAGCGAAGGCTCAGAAAACACCTGATGAAGGTTGGACTATGCAGGATGGAACACCTTGGCCTGGAAATAACCCGCGTGACCACCCTGGCATGATTCAG GTTTTCCTTGGAAACACCGGAGCTCGTGATATGGAGGGAAATGAACTTCCACGACTTGTATACGTCTCCAGAGAGAAGAGACCTGGTTACCAGCACCACAAGAAGGCTGGTGCTGAAAACGCGCTG GTGAGAGTGTCTGCAGTCCTCACAAACGCTCCCTTCATCCTCAATCTTGATTGTGATCACTATGTAAACAATAGCAAGGCTGTTAGAGAAGCAATGTGCTTCCTGATGGACCCAGTAGTTGGTCGAGATGTATGCTATGTTCAGTTCCCTCAGAGGTTTGATGGCATTGATAAGAGTGATCGTTACGCCAACAGAAATATTGTTTTCTTTGAT GTTAACATGAAAGGACTCGATGGCATTCAAGGACCGATGTATGTGGGAACAGGTTGTGTGTTCAATAGGCAGGCACTTTACGGCTATGGACCTCCTTCTATGCCGAGTTTGCCCAAGTCTTCCTCTTCGTGCTCAATATTCGGCTGCTGCTCCAAGAAGAAGAAACCCACAAAAGATCTGGCTGAGGTTTATCGTGATGCTAAACGAGAGGATCTGAATGCTGCCATATTTAACCTTACAGAAATTGATA ATTATGATGAACATGAGAGATCAATGCTGATCTCCCAGTTGAGCTTTgagaaaacttttggcttatcaGCTGTTTTCATCGAGTCTACACTAATGCCAAATGGAGGAGTACCTGAATCTGTCAACCCAGCAACGCTCATTAACGAAGCAATTCACGTCATTAGCTGCAGTTACGAAGAAAAAACAGAATGGGGAAAGGAG ATTGGGTGGATATATGGATCCGTGACAGAAGATATTCTAAGCGGGTTCAAGATGCATTGCCGCGGATGGAGATCAATTTACTGCATGCCTTTAAGACCTGCATTCAAAGGGTCTGCACCAATCAATCTGTCAGATAGACTGCACCAGGTTCTTCGTTGGGCTCTTGGTTCTGTCGAAATTTTCTTGAGCAGACACTGTCCGCTCTGGTACGGGTATGGAGGAGGCCGTCTTAAATTGCTTCAGAGGCTAGCATATGTCAACACCATTGTTTATCCTCTTACATCACTTCCTCTCATTGCCTACTGCACACTTCCTGCAATTTGTCTGCTAACCGGAAAATTTATCATACCTACG CTTTCAAATTTGGCAAGCATGCTATTTCTTGCCCTCTTCATTTCCATTATCGTAACCGCAATTCTCGAGCTACGATGGAGTGGTGTAGGCATTGAGGATTTATGGCGTAACGAGCAGTTTTGGGTGATCGGAGGCGTTTCAGCGCATCTCTTTGCCGTATTCCAAGGATTACTGAAAATGTTGGCAGGCATTGATACAAACTTCACGGTCACATCGAAAGCAGCGGATGACACAGACTTCGGCGAGCTCTACATCGTAAAATGGACAACGGTTTTAATCCCTCCGACATCTCTTATCATTATCAATATGGTTGGAGTTGTTGCTGGATTCTCTGATGCACTTAACAAAGGCTACGAAGCGTGGGGACCGCTCTTCGGAAAGGTGTTCTTTGCCTTCTGGGTGATACTCCATCTTTATCCATTCCTCAAGGGTCTCATGGGACGACAAAACAGAACACCAACCATTGTTGTTCTCTGGTCAGTCCTATTGGCTTCTGTATTTTCGCTTGTTTGGGTGAAGATCAATCCATTTGTTGGCAAGGTTGACAATTCAGCCCTTGCAGGAAGCTGCATTTCTATAGATTGCTGA